A single window of Malus sylvestris chromosome 5, drMalSylv7.2, whole genome shotgun sequence DNA harbors:
- the LOC126623323 gene encoding zinc finger protein ZAT10-like, producing MALEALKSASTTTNTSPPFSSFEEADDRRQANHQIHSKEPWAKRKRSKRPRSEDPPTEEEYLALCLIMLARGTTAAVTTSSSESPAQPPSGELSYKCSVCNKGFSSYQALGGHKASHRKSDSSAAAAATVDHPIAAASAGPATSARTHECSICHKTFPTGQALGGHKRCHYDGGSAVTTSEGGGAGASSHSQSQSHQSQRGFDLNLPALPEFWPGFGADKKSQLSGEQEVQSPMVAKKPRWLLGRD from the coding sequence atggccttAGAGGCTTTGAAATCCGCGAGTACCACCACTAATACTTCTCCACCCTTCTCATCGTTTGAAGAGGCGGACGATCGTCGTCAAGCAAATCACCAAATCCACTCCAAAGAGCCATGGGCAAAGAGGAAGCGCTCTAAGCGGCCTCGCAGCGAAGACCCGCCTACCGAAGAGGAGTACCTCGCTCTCTGCCTCATCATGCTCGCCCGCGGCACCACTGCCGCCGTCACCACTAGCAGCTCTGAATCGCCGGCGCAGCCGCCGTCTGGGGAACTTTCTTACAAGTGCTCTGTTTGTAACAAGGGGTTCTCCTCTTACCAAGCTCTTGGAGGACACAAGGCCAGCCACCGGAAATCCGACTCTTCCGCCGCCGCCGCTGCCACGGTGGATCATCCAATCGCCGCTGCTTCCGCCGGACCGGCAACAAGCGCTAGGACCCACGAGTGCTCTATCTGCCACAAGACCTTCCCCACCGGCCAGGCCTTGGGTGGACACAAGCGCTGCCACTACGACGGCGGTAGCGCTGTCACTACTTCCGAAGGCGGCGGTGCTGGGGCCTCGAGCCACAGTCAGAGTCAGAGTCATCAGAGTCAACGCGGCTTTGACCTGAACCTGCCGGCGTTGCCGGAGTTCTGGCCTGGGTTCGGCGCTGACAAGAAGAGTCAACTCTCCGGCGAGCAGGAGGTGCAGAGCCCGATGGTGGCCAAGAAGCCGCGGTGGTTGTTGGGTCGAGATTGA